Proteins from a genomic interval of uncultured Desulfuromusa sp.:
- the yihA gene encoding ribosome biogenesis GTP-binding protein YihA/YsxC, translated as MMKILTAEFIKSATRPGNYPPDELPEIAFAGRSNVGKSSLINVLVNRKSLVRTSATPGRTQLINFFNINDKFSLVDLPGYGFAKVPLAVKKSWGPMIRTYLEIRESLRGVIFIFDVRRIPREEDLRMLDWLEEFAVPTIPVITKIDKIKRSQLEKQIKPIVAETGLPRDAFTLFSATTRDGSDEIWERIETALENENLSRGEEQ; from the coding sequence ATGATGAAAATACTGACAGCTGAATTTATTAAAAGTGCAACCCGACCCGGGAATTACCCCCCTGATGAGCTGCCTGAAATTGCTTTTGCCGGTCGGAGTAATGTCGGTAAAAGTTCGTTGATCAATGTTCTGGTTAACAGGAAAAGTCTAGTCAGGACGTCAGCCACGCCGGGACGAACGCAATTGATCAATTTTTTCAATATTAACGATAAATTCTCTCTGGTTGATTTACCCGGGTATGGTTTTGCGAAAGTCCCTCTGGCGGTTAAAAAGTCCTGGGGGCCAATGATCCGAACTTATCTTGAGATTCGTGAATCGTTACGGGGAGTGATTTTTATTTTTGATGTTCGCAGAATTCCACGAGAGGAAGATCTGCGGATGTTGGATTGGCTGGAGGAGTTTGCGGTACCGACGATTCCGGTTATTACCAAAATCGATAAAATCAAACGATCTCAATTGGAAAAGCAGATTAAACCTATTGTTGCAGAAACCGGACTGCCACGTGATGCATTTACTTTGTTTTCAGCGACGACACGAGATGGGAGTGATGAAATCTGGGAACGAATTGAGACTGCTCTGGAAAACGAGAATTTATCGAGAGGCGAGGAGCAATGA
- the cobC gene encoding alpha-ribazole phosphatase, with amino-acid sequence MKATRLHLLRHGQVEGFEEKRYNGQNDVHLTAHGRQQSAAFAGRLQHLSLGGIYSSDLYRCRVAADQIALLQKVQPVYMEELRELHIGDWQGRTWKQLQQADPELWQARLDDIVHVAPPSGESLLQMAERVRPVVRKIIAAHIGEEIVLVAHGGVNRVILLDAIGAPLESLFHIEQDFGCQNIIDFYADGAAVVKKLNN; translated from the coding sequence ATGAAAGCAACCCGGTTACATTTACTGCGCCACGGACAGGTGGAAGGGTTTGAAGAGAAACGCTACAATGGTCAAAATGATGTCCATCTGACGGCTCATGGTCGGCAACAATCAGCTGCTTTTGCGGGAAGATTACAACATCTCTCTCTGGGGGGGATTTATTCGAGTGATCTTTATCGTTGTCGGGTGGCCGCTGATCAAATTGCTTTGTTACAAAAGGTTCAACCTGTTTATATGGAAGAACTGCGCGAATTGCATATTGGCGACTGGCAGGGGCGGACCTGGAAACAATTGCAGCAGGCTGACCCTGAATTATGGCAAGCACGACTGGATGATATCGTTCATGTCGCTCCTCCATCCGGAGAGAGCTTATTGCAGATGGCAGAAAGGGTGCGGCCGGTTGTCAGAAAGATTATCGCCGCCCATATCGGGGAAGAGATTGTTCTTGTCGCTCACGGAGGAGTTAATCGGGTTATTTTGCTTGATGCGATTGGCGCTCCTCTGGAGTCCTTGTTCCATATTGAACAAGACTTTGGCTGTCAAAATATTATTGATTTTTATGCTGATGGGGCTGCGGTTGTGAAAAAGCTAAACAACTAG
- the cbiE gene encoding precorrin-6y C5,15-methyltransferase (decarboxylating) subunit CbiE — MKSIHVIGAGIAGHEGFTPQALELINQSELLFGAQRLLELFPDFPGEVFAIDDGNLSEMVARLQNCEQRVVVLASGDPLFFGLGRYLLRNLADELIEFLPNVTSVQYAFAKIREPWDDSVFISVHGRVLKDVVDRIVSNDKAAILTDGTNTPGMIGRELLSRNRSGYKAYLCENLGTTTEKIRVTNVKGLLELDVSPLNVLILIREYEDEIQGHIPTFGIPDEEFVSIKQLITKEEVRVVTLAKLKLRHDMCLWDIGAGSGSICVEADHLLSHGRIFAIERNSEYRRFIKENLQKFNTRNVTLIEGDAPDCLEELPDPDRVFIGGSGGRLWEILDTVDQRLAVGGRIVLNASTLDTLTSANEYFGNAGYQVEVVTVNIARTRPHSNYKLFEAYDPVYILTAVK, encoded by the coding sequence ATGAAATCAATTCATGTTATCGGTGCTGGAATCGCAGGGCATGAGGGGTTTACACCGCAGGCGCTTGAACTGATTAATCAGAGTGAGCTTCTTTTTGGAGCGCAGCGTTTACTTGAATTGTTTCCGGATTTTCCAGGAGAAGTTTTTGCTATTGATGACGGGAATCTTTCTGAGATGGTGGCTCGTCTGCAGAACTGCGAACAGCGTGTTGTTGTTCTGGCTTCAGGGGATCCCCTGTTCTTTGGCCTGGGACGCTATTTGCTGCGCAACCTTGCCGATGAACTGATTGAATTTTTACCCAATGTCACTTCGGTTCAATATGCCTTTGCCAAAATTCGTGAACCTTGGGATGATTCTGTTTTTATCTCAGTTCATGGTCGTGTTTTAAAAGATGTTGTCGATCGTATTGTCTCTAATGACAAAGCTGCCATCTTGACCGATGGGACCAATACTCCCGGGATGATCGGCAGAGAGTTACTGAGTCGTAACCGGAGCGGTTATAAAGCTTATCTATGTGAGAATTTAGGAACCACAACGGAAAAAATCCGGGTGACCAACGTTAAGGGACTTCTGGAACTGGACGTTTCACCTCTCAATGTTTTGATTCTCATCAGGGAGTATGAAGATGAGATCCAGGGGCATATTCCTACCTTCGGTATTCCGGATGAAGAGTTTGTCAGTATCAAGCAGCTGATCACCAAAGAAGAAGTCAGGGTAGTGACCTTGGCAAAATTGAAGCTTCGGCACGATATGTGTCTGTGGGACATCGGTGCCGGCTCCGGATCAATCTGTGTTGAGGCGGACCATCTCCTGTCACACGGCCGGATTTTTGCTATTGAGCGTAACAGCGAATACCGCCGGTTTATCAAAGAAAACCTACAGAAGTTCAACACTCGCAATGTCACTTTAATCGAAGGTGATGCTCCTGACTGTCTGGAAGAATTACCCGATCCTGATCGTGTTTTTATCGGTGGGAGTGGAGGTCGGCTCTGGGAAATATTGGATACAGTGGATCAACGCCTTGCTGTCGGGGGCCGGATTGTCTTGAATGCCAGTACTTTAGATACGCTGACGTCTGCAAACGAATACTTTGGCAATGCCGGATATCAGGTTGAGGTCGTTACGGTCAATATTGCCAGAACTCGTCCGCATTCGAATTACAAACTGTTTGAAGCCTATGATCCTGTTTATATATTGACTGCTGTGAAGTAA
- a CDS encoding DUF554 domain-containing protein: protein MLLLGTLVNIGAVIIGCLIGRWSGRFLSPQMRQTLMFGLGLAVLLIGLQLALKSQQVMIVIGSLILGGLIGELLGIERRLEAFGLGLQKRFSGMGSVAEGFVTSSLLFCVGAMAIMGALQDGLGGKPTILYAKSALDGVAAVALTSTLGIGVVFSIVPLFLYQGSITLVAELAKTILTEPVITEMNAVGGLLIVAISLDLMGIKRLPVGNLLPAIFVAIGLLWGFGLA, encoded by the coding sequence ATGTTATTGCTGGGAACGCTGGTTAATATTGGTGCTGTTATCATCGGTTGTCTGATCGGTCGTTGGAGTGGCCGTTTTTTGTCGCCGCAAATGCGGCAGACTCTGATGTTTGGGCTTGGGCTCGCGGTTCTGTTGATTGGTTTACAGCTGGCGCTCAAGAGCCAGCAAGTAATGATCGTTATCGGTAGCTTGATTCTGGGGGGGCTGATTGGAGAATTGCTGGGAATTGAGAGGCGCCTGGAAGCTTTTGGGCTGGGGTTGCAAAAACGGTTTTCCGGAATGGGGTCAGTTGCCGAAGGTTTCGTGACTTCCAGCCTGTTGTTCTGCGTTGGGGCGATGGCCATTATGGGAGCTCTACAGGATGGACTGGGTGGCAAACCAACAATTCTCTATGCCAAGTCGGCCCTTGACGGTGTTGCCGCTGTTGCGTTGACCTCAACTCTTGGTATCGGAGTTGTTTTTTCTATTGTTCCTCTGTTTCTTTACCAGGGAAGTATCACCCTGGTTGCGGAACTGGCCAAAACAATTCTGACCGAACCTGTGATTACGGAGATGAATGCTGTTGGCGGTTTGCTGATCGTTGCCATTTCATTGGACTTGATGGGCATAAAACGTTTGCCGGTCGGGAACCTGCTCCCGGCAATTTTTGTAGCGATTGGTCTTCTCTGGGGATTCGGACTGGCCTGA
- a CDS encoding PAS domain S-box protein, producing the protein MRGEPQSLESLQQQISILKTENHQLQQSLQTVKNTSDLYEALVEFAADAILMGDPSGNIIGANQRAAFLSGYSYTELVDMNLSQFFSEEELLKNPLRYDLLKQGEIVRTERLLSRKDGATVPIEMNSRMLPDGTFHSFFRNITERKQADEALRISEEKFSQIFKLSPDAIALTRMEDGLYLDVNDAFVDIIGWSYSEIVGHCSHSADLGIWCHAEDRDRMVQALREKGKMNALEADFKDKNGRIIKGSMSARIININNEACVLSITRDISERLKLQEKQKNLEMQMLQVQKLESLGVLAGGIAHDFNNILMAVIGNCDLAQRRLSPTSAAMVNLKQIKLATSKAADLSNQMLAYSGKGKFVVESLNLSRIIEEMQQILSISSSKKASLRYDLNPDIPNIEADVTQVRQIVMNLVINASDAIGDNSGVIAISTGVMECDRNYLQSTWLDENLEGGEYAFIEVADTGCGMTDDMVDRIFEPFYTTKFTGRGLGMAAVLGIIRGHKGAIKIYTEVGKGSTLKVLFPASTLAATKQKIEPESAPLNDHGLVLLIDDEEAVLTISQEMLHEFGFEVVTARDGIEALEVFKQQHQDIRFVLMDLTMPNMDGEEAFREFRRIDPQVKVIICSGYNEQEVSQKFVGKGLAGFLKKPYMLSELQKTIQKLLQ; encoded by the coding sequence ATGAGGGGAGAACCACAATCACTCGAATCTTTACAGCAACAGATTTCCATCCTGAAAACAGAAAATCATCAACTGCAACAATCACTACAAACCGTTAAAAACACCTCAGATCTTTATGAAGCTTTAGTTGAATTTGCAGCTGATGCAATCCTCATGGGTGATCCTTCCGGAAACATCATTGGCGCCAACCAAAGAGCGGCATTCCTCAGTGGCTACAGCTATACGGAACTGGTTGACATGAATTTAAGTCAGTTTTTCAGTGAGGAGGAACTGCTTAAAAACCCACTCAGATACGACCTTCTCAAACAGGGGGAAATTGTCAGAACTGAACGGCTTCTCAGCCGCAAAGACGGCGCCACCGTACCCATAGAAATGAACAGTCGCATGCTTCCGGATGGCACCTTTCACAGTTTTTTCCGCAACATCACGGAGCGTAAACAAGCAGATGAAGCGCTACGTATTTCTGAAGAAAAATTTTCCCAGATTTTCAAACTCAGTCCGGATGCCATTGCCCTGACACGGATGGAAGACGGTCTCTATCTTGATGTAAACGATGCCTTTGTCGATATTATCGGTTGGTCCTACAGCGAGATTGTCGGCCACTGCTCCCATTCTGCTGATCTTGGTATCTGGTGTCATGCAGAAGATCGGGACCGCATGGTTCAGGCTCTCAGGGAAAAAGGCAAGATGAATGCCCTAGAAGCCGACTTTAAAGATAAAAATGGCAGAATTATTAAGGGATCGATGTCTGCACGCATCATTAATATTAATAACGAAGCCTGTGTTTTATCAATCACAAGAGATATTTCCGAACGGTTAAAACTGCAAGAAAAACAGAAAAATCTGGAAATGCAAATGCTGCAGGTGCAAAAGCTGGAAAGCCTCGGAGTTCTTGCCGGAGGAATTGCCCATGATTTTAATAATATATTGATGGCTGTCATTGGTAATTGTGATCTGGCACAACGCCGCCTGAGTCCAACCTCAGCAGCCATGGTCAATCTAAAACAGATTAAACTGGCCACCAGCAAAGCAGCAGATCTATCCAATCAAATGCTTGCCTATTCAGGAAAAGGAAAGTTTGTTGTCGAATCTCTGAATCTTTCCCGGATTATTGAAGAAATGCAACAGATCCTCTCAATTTCCAGCAGCAAGAAAGCGAGCTTACGCTATGACCTGAATCCGGACATTCCCAACATTGAAGCTGACGTGACCCAGGTACGCCAGATCGTTATGAACCTCGTGATCAACGCTTCAGATGCCATTGGTGACAACAGTGGTGTTATTGCAATTTCGACCGGGGTCATGGAATGCGATCGCAACTATCTACAAAGCACCTGGCTTGACGAAAATTTAGAAGGCGGCGAATACGCTTTTATTGAAGTTGCAGATACGGGATGTGGCATGACTGATGACATGGTCGATCGTATCTTTGAACCTTTTTATACCACCAAATTTACCGGTCGCGGACTTGGCATGGCAGCAGTTCTGGGAATCATTCGTGGGCATAAAGGCGCGATTAAAATCTATACTGAAGTTGGCAAAGGCAGTACCTTAAAAGTCCTTTTCCCAGCATCAACTCTAGCCGCAACAAAACAAAAAATTGAACCTGAAAGCGCTCCCTTAAACGATCATGGGTTGGTTCTTCTCATTGATGATGAAGAGGCTGTTCTCACAATCAGTCAGGAAATGTTACATGAGTTCGGTTTTGAAGTTGTCACCGCAAGAGATGGAATCGAAGCACTGGAAGTGTTCAAACAGCAACACCAGGACATTCGTTTTGTTTTGATGGATCTGACCATGCCAAACATGGATGGGGAAGAAGCTTTCCGGGAATTCAGAAGAATTGATCCTCAGGTCAAAGTCATTATCTGCAGTGGTTATAATGAACAGGAAGTCTCACAGAAATTCGTGGGCAAAGGGCTGGCCGGGTTTCTGAAAAAGCCATACATGCTCAGCGAACTGCAAAAAACGATTCAAAAATTATTACAGTAG
- a CDS encoding DMT family transporter has translation MTNQSKAILYGLSAVLLWSTVATAFKLSLQHFSPIELLLYSGSFSTLLLGAILRYQGRFHLVFQCSRKEYLLSVLLGLLSPFLYYLILFKAYDLLPAQQAQPLNYTWAITLSLLAVPLLKQKIGWQQWLALVISYCGVIVISTEGKPFSLQFTDPFGVALALISTIVWALYWILNTRDKRDPVVGLFVNFLCSFPFVLSYYLLTTELRVPPLGGLLGAAYVGTFEMGICFVFWLMAMKLTTSTARISNLIFLSPFLSLIFIYFLLGEKILPATFIGLILIVTGLFCQRIK, from the coding sequence GTGACAAATCAATCGAAGGCGATTCTTTACGGCCTCAGTGCCGTCCTGCTCTGGTCAACGGTAGCGACAGCATTTAAATTATCGCTCCAACATTTCAGCCCCATAGAATTACTCCTCTATTCAGGATCTTTCTCAACCTTGCTCCTCGGGGCAATTCTACGTTATCAAGGGAGATTTCACCTGGTATTCCAATGCAGTCGAAAAGAATACCTCCTCTCTGTTCTCCTTGGACTTCTCAGCCCGTTTCTCTACTACCTCATTCTCTTCAAAGCCTATGATCTGCTGCCGGCACAACAAGCGCAACCTCTGAATTACACTTGGGCTATTACCCTGTCATTATTAGCTGTTCCTTTGTTAAAACAAAAAATCGGATGGCAGCAGTGGCTGGCTCTTGTCATCAGCTACTGCGGTGTCATTGTTATTTCAACGGAAGGAAAACCATTCAGCCTCCAGTTTACTGACCCGTTCGGGGTTGCTCTGGCACTCATCAGCACCATTGTCTGGGCCCTTTACTGGATATTAAATACTCGTGATAAACGTGACCCCGTCGTAGGATTATTTGTTAACTTCCTGTGCAGTTTCCCTTTTGTCCTCAGCTATTATCTCCTCACGACAGAATTGAGAGTGCCACCTCTCGGCGGGCTGTTAGGTGCAGCCTACGTCGGAACATTTGAAATGGGCATCTGTTTTGTTTTCTGGCTGATGGCAATGAAACTGACAACCAGTACCGCCAGAATCAGCAACCTTATTTTTCTCTCACCGTTCCTTTCCCTCATCTTTATCTATTTTCTCCTTGGTGAAAAAATCCTTCCTGCAACCTTCATTGGTTTGATTCTTATTGTGACCGGGCTCTTTTGTCAACGGATCAAATAG
- a CDS encoding DMT family transporter: MSNQTSQLNSAPAGHWFIIGAALLWGTTGTAQAFAPAGFDPKVIGALRLLIGGIALLYLAIKRKELGKFSDWKPVPVIIAAAFMASYQLCFFAAVAKTGVAVGTIVGIGSAPIAGGLLGLFFRRERLGKRWLLATILAVSGCSLLSFSGGDIAVDPLGVLLALGAGLSYAAYTLMIKGLLEKHAPNAIMAVVVFLGALFLSPALFSIDFDWLLQPRAISVILHLGLATMALSYWLFARGLQSVQVASAVTLSLTEPMTAATLGILVLGEQLNTQAFSGICLIFAGLVVLVIKGRNKTYKVGE; this comes from the coding sequence ATGAGCAATCAAACGTCACAACTTAATAGCGCCCCCGCAGGGCATTGGTTTATTATTGGTGCCGCACTTCTTTGGGGAACCACAGGAACAGCCCAGGCATTTGCTCCAGCCGGATTTGATCCAAAAGTCATTGGCGCTCTACGTCTGTTGATTGGTGGCATAGCCCTTTTATATCTGGCAATAAAAAGGAAAGAACTCGGAAAATTTAGCGACTGGAAACCTGTACCCGTTATTATTGCAGCAGCTTTTATGGCTAGCTACCAACTCTGTTTTTTCGCTGCCGTCGCCAAAACCGGAGTTGCCGTCGGCACCATTGTCGGTATCGGCAGTGCACCAATCGCCGGAGGCCTGCTCGGGTTATTTTTCCGTCGTGAACGCTTGGGAAAACGCTGGCTGCTGGCAACAATTCTGGCCGTTAGCGGCTGTTCACTCCTCAGTTTCAGTGGCGGAGATATAGCAGTTGATCCTCTTGGTGTTCTGCTCGCTCTGGGAGCCGGACTTTCCTATGCAGCCTATACCCTGATGATTAAAGGATTACTGGAAAAACACGCCCCCAACGCAATCATGGCTGTTGTCGTCTTCCTCGGAGCACTTTTCCTCTCTCCAGCTCTTTTCAGTATCGATTTTGACTGGCTCCTGCAACCCCGGGCCATTAGCGTCATTCTCCACCTCGGGTTAGCCACCATGGCCCTTTCCTACTGGCTTTTTGCCCGAGGGTTACAGTCAGTTCAAGTAGCGAGCGCTGTCACACTGTCTCTGACAGAACCAATGACAGCAGCAACCCTGGGAATTCTGGTGCTGGGCGAACAGCTGAATACTCAAGCTTTTTCAGGCATCTGTCTGATCTTTGCGGGGTTGGTTGTGCTGGTGATAAAAGGTCGCAATAAAACTTATAAGGTGGGAGAGTGA
- a CDS encoding glycyl-radical enzyme activating protein — MQQPLIFDIKRYAINDGPGIRIAIFFKGCPLSCLWCHNPESISLQPQKLYTRTKCILCGECINVCPNHACRLTSDGIVTDPQRCDLTGRCAEVCPTLAMEISGYHKTVPELLQIIEKERHLFDQSGGGVTFSGGEPLLHPDYLREILDRCGNNQIHRTVDTCGFVKQETLLEIAKRTDLFLYDLKLMDTDKHKAYTGVNNELILANLIALAETGANIQIRIPLIQGVNSDQKNLSATATFIAGLAGEKKTISLLPYHATATHKYRKLGQNYLADNLDEPDKTDLQCAIDCFLAHDLPATVGG; from the coding sequence ATGCAACAACCTTTGATCTTCGATATTAAACGCTACGCCATTAACGACGGACCAGGCATCCGCATCGCCATATTTTTCAAAGGCTGCCCCCTCTCCTGTCTGTGGTGCCACAACCCGGAAAGCATTTCCCTGCAACCACAAAAACTGTACACAAGAACGAAGTGTATTCTCTGCGGCGAATGTATTAATGTTTGTCCCAATCACGCCTGTAGATTAACCTCGGATGGCATTGTTACTGATCCGCAGCGTTGTGATTTAACCGGTCGATGTGCCGAGGTCTGCCCAACCCTGGCAATGGAAATTTCGGGCTATCACAAAACCGTTCCAGAGCTGCTGCAAATCATCGAAAAAGAACGTCACCTCTTCGACCAATCCGGTGGTGGAGTCACATTTTCGGGAGGAGAGCCACTCCTTCATCCTGATTATCTGCGGGAGATTCTTGATCGTTGTGGCAACAACCAGATTCACCGCACCGTTGACACCTGTGGCTTTGTCAAACAGGAAACCCTACTTGAGATCGCCAAACGTACGGATCTGTTTCTTTACGACCTGAAACTGATGGACACCGACAAACACAAGGCATACACAGGAGTCAACAATGAATTGATTCTTGCCAATCTTATCGCCCTCGCTGAAACCGGAGCCAATATTCAGATCCGGATTCCCCTGATCCAAGGGGTCAACAGCGACCAGAAAAACCTTTCAGCAACAGCCACCTTTATTGCCGGTCTCGCCGGTGAAAAAAAAACTATCAGTCTGCTTCCCTATCATGCTACTGCTACCCACAAATACCGGAAACTGGGGCAAAATTATCTGGCTGACAATTTAGATGAGCCGGATAAGACAGACCTGCAATGTGCCATCGATTGTTTCCTGGCCCATGACTTGCCGGCAACTGTCGGCGGTTAA